ttttatagtcaatatGCATACGAGGTAGGATTTCCGTTGAAGAAATATAGGGAGCGGAAGAATTGTAAATGGTTGAACTGTTCAATGGAAGGAAAGAATGCTGAAAGGGTAGCTGGAAATCCAAGGATACGTAACACATGTTCGAAACGAACACAGTGCAAGGCTGGGATGAAACTTAAAAAAATCTACGATGATGCTAAAGAGAATGTTATTTCCGTTCGGATTGATCTGGTAAACTATGAGCATAATCATGAATTTTTGAAGAAAGATACAGAAAAAGGGCAATTGCAATGCAACAAAACACATGATCGTGAATATAtggagttccttagtgcgatgcaagaaAGCAGGATTCCACAACATTGCATTATGGATTTTGTTACAGAAATGCATGGTGGCCTAGAAAACGTTACAATAACCATGCAGGACATGAGTAACCTGTAAGTGTATTATGCATTGACAATAATTGTATTTTATATTACATAAACAATCGTAATGTGTTGAGTTAGATATAGTGCATAATCATTACATTTTTTGACAGGAAAAAAGCATGGCAAAGGGaaagaaatgcaaatgatgtgtCAAAGTTGTTATCTTTTTTTCATTATGCAAGAAAGAGAATCCACAATTTTTTTCAGACTTTCAACTGgacaaagaagggaaaattttaagcatattttggtcccatgctagccagcaagccgagtacattgattttggtgatgcagttacatttgatactacacataagactaatatgtacgataagccattaggcatgtttgttggctcgaaccaccacctacaatgcacaatatttgggtttgctttactaggagacgagacagttgatacattcgagtgggtcttcaatacgttcaaaacatgcatgggatgTGACGGACCACGAGTGATGTTGACAGGTATGTTGTAATAAAATGGCTCGTAATTATTATGGCACGTACTATATGATATCATATTGGCTTGCATGATGTTATGTAAATTTATCTATTTCAGATCAAGACCCTGCCATGCCAATTGCACTTGGCAGAGTATTCCCAAACACAATACATCGATTGTGTTTGTGGCATGTGCAAAACAGGTATATGCCCCACTTGAATGAATTATATGCAAGATTTGAGGACATGTATTTCAAAAcaaggttccaatctataatacatcatccattGAATGAAATGGAGTTCGAGGCTGCCTGGAAAATGATGCTTGATGATTTCCAACTACACGAGAACAACACCCTTGCCAGATTATATGAAATACGCAAAGATTGGGTACCTGCATTTTTCAAAGGAGACTATTGTGGTCTTATGGTCTCTACACAACGAAGCGAGAGCATGAACAAGTTGGTGAAGAGTGCCCACGTGGATGCAAACACACCGCTTCATCAATTTGCAAAGCAAATGATGAAGCTCCTGCATAGTAGGAAGATGAAAGAGGCCAAAGAGGCACTAGGATGCATGGTAAGTGAAAAAAAATAATAAACATATGTTTTATGCTATTAAAAACAAAACAGTATCAATACTATATTGTGTAATTTGCAGGGTCAAAAGGATACAACTACATTGTATATGTTTGAAATAAGAGTTGCAAGGGCATACACTAGAGCTGTGATGACAAGGTTTCAGGAGACAGTAAAATATGCAACTGGATACCGAATAGACCGTGATACAGAGGGTGAGGAACATGATTGGGTTGTGAAACATACTACAAGATCAAATAAAATTGTTTGGGGTCAACACCAATTCAAGATAAGGGCTGATGTGGATGCCGGAAAGTATTCATGTGAGTGCAAGCATTGGGAGCATAAAGGTATGTTATATTAAACGATTTTTTCTATATAAAATTATAAATTATTACGAATACATAGCTGCTTGCGATTAATATATGACATAATGTATGTTTAATCAATTATAGGTCTATTTTGTGTTCATCTTGTACGCGCTTTCATGCATCTACAAATTGAAAGGATCCCGAGTGAGTATATTTTGCAACGATACACATACTTCGCGCATCAAGATGTGGCTTTTTCAAGAGACGATAGGAATTTGAAAGGAAAAGATGGAGAAACTAGATCATATAGACAGAAGATGTTTCTTAAAAAAGCAATGAAAGTAGTACACCATGCGAGTCTGTCTAAAGCTGGGAATGATAAAGCCTTAGAGATGATGGACGAATTATTAGGGTTATTGATGCGTGTGGAGACTGATATAGGTACTGGTGAGAGTTGTGGCACAAGTGTTTGCGATGACATCTAGGTACGCACCTCGTGATGTTATGAATTTTGCATAATTACTTGTCGATAATGATCCATGATTGTAATGATGATATAGGTCGAAGCGTATGAAACAGAAGAAATGGCTATAGACAACTTACGCAAATTAGATGATGGGAACGAGGTATGGAACAAATCTTTATAATGTATTACATATACTGCTCTATAAGATTTGTGTCTTCACTAGACTTTGTTTTATTTCACAGGAAATTTTAATGGGCTCTAATACAAATGAATGCAATACTAAGGATGATCAATGTAATATGCAGATATTAACATTGGAACATAACACTGACATTCGGCTGGTTGAGAGTAGTTCCATGGATGTGGAAGCTAGAAAGGTGAAAACATTGCTACAATATATGATGACATACGTGAATATAAAATCTGACTTGATATCTTTGTTTTGTAGAAACTGGAATTTCATATGGAAGGTGTAAACTTAGCAAGACCAGATAAGGCCAAGCCTAAAGGAAGAACAATCAAAAGTAGTGAGCAACAAGTTTTAAAATTGGGTGTGAAAGGAGCTAAGAAGATGAGCAGGAAATGCCAGAAATGTGGCATAGCTGATGGTCACAACAGTCGTACATGTTTAACTGTCAAGGATAATAGGGTTCGATTGGCTAACCTATCTGGACGTAAGCGAGGACGGCCTCCTGGTTCAAGGAACAAAATCATAGCTGCAGCCCCGCAATGGAATGAGACATCAACGTCGAAAAAACGAACGGTGGATGTCGGAGATGATGATTCATCTGGTAGAGAGTAGAAGACCATAAGATACAAATATTTCCTTGTGTAAATGTGATTCCTGTGTTCATTTGACAACTTCCAGAAAGTATCATAAATATACTTGCAAACTGGCATAAACGTATGTGTAATGTGTCATAAGCTTTAACAGTTATGCAGCAAACTGCCTGTACATAGACTTAGCATACATGTATGTGAAAAAATGCATAACTCTGTGTTGTGTAATGCATAAGATGGTTAGCCTGTGAACCATGACTGTACAAAAAATGACCCTGTTTGCAGTATATAACTCTGATAATGTATATAATAATGTATTGGCATATAATGATGACTATTGTATCATAAGTGTATGGACAAACATGCATAAGACTGGCAATAATTATATCGTAAACTTCGGACAAAAAGCATGCATACTTCGAGGTTATTGACATAACAATAGTGTACAGGAACCTGGCAGAATCAAATGCAAGAAACACACATTACTATCAAACACAGTTTGGTACAGCATTCGAGTTTAGAAGTTAGCTGATCCCCAAAGTTGTCATTGACATAAACTAAGAAACGTCTACGGACTTTGCCCATAATATACACACATGACTGATCTGAAGTTTAGGGAACCATTGTATACAAAATTTATTACATGACCAAACTAAACTACATCCTTTAGACCTTGAATCTTTGGATGTCTTGGAGCAGCGATAATGCTTTGTTCTTCGGGTGGAATGTGATATAATGCAGTGCAAGAGACCGTATCTCACTGGTGTTGCCCTGCAATACAAAAACACTGAGTTAGTTATACCTCTGTTCCATATGTTGCCTTGTGCCAACTATAGAATTAACTGGTAAATTTGTACGTACTGCTTCTATGTCTGACCGCAAAGATCCTTCGTCGCATTGATAAAATAGAATGTAACCCATGACATAAAACCCACAGTCATTGGATCCAGCTGCCATGTTAGGACAATTTGGGCACAAGTCAAATGTGAAGTTACCAAACTTGGGAAAGCATGTACTGGGCCGTACATGTTGTATTGCTTTGTTTAATCTGCTCATAATAACCTTAGCCCATGGTAACTTTCTGCCACCTGAGCCCAAATGTGCAAAATGATAGTCCTTCCATGTAGTTCCACCAAGTGTTGGTCCATATGGGTTGGAATCTAAAATATGAATGCACTTCTTGACCTTGTTGACAACATACAATGTCCAATGCCCCCTACTTACCATGGGGACCATGATCTGACCGTGTAAAAAAAGCATAAAATTAACAGGGTAACTTACAAAAGCATAACAATGTGATATGTTCCATTTAAAAGGAATTATGTTTGGATTATGAAATACGATTGTTACCGCTTTGCATTGGTCCAATTCATCTGTCTCAGGCAATGAATTGTCTAGAAGTGTGTGGAGTACAAATTCATCAAAAGGTTGAGGGTTGCGACTGTGTCGTTCCTGTTCCTCAAAGTTGAGTAGTGACTGCAATAAACGATATAAATGGAGTGAGTGTACTTGGGTTCATCTAATTTGTATATGAAAATGGTGTATGTAAGTTACGATAGTTTACCCCAACATTAACATCAAGAACCAAACTGTTCGAACTCATGGAAGTCTGCTGATTTTTTGCATCATCAATAACACATTGGATGAAACACTGCATGAATACATTGTCGAGACACTTCCCATCGGCAAAAGATTCATATATGTCAGAACATGTCGCTGAATATTCACCATAATCTATTATGGTCCTGGAGAATTTTTTATATCAATTAGAGAGGTCGCGTAAATCTACCAGCATATAAACAGATTTAGATTTAGTATGAACTTCATACCTGCCGGTGTCAGAT
This portion of the Zea mays cultivar B73 chromosome 2, Zm-B73-REFERENCE-NAM-5.0, whole genome shotgun sequence genome encodes:
- the LOC103649114 gene encoding uncharacterized protein; its protein translation is MYVSGPPTVPDMSTPVSQQDTQFTDTQGKHGDGGKNMPTNTNVTPKATPHMDPDAPIFDATPQIKVYVETDPATNTPQVGQASLDSEMQTVLALREYLCGLQSDTGRTIIDYGEYSATCSDIYESFADGKCLDNVFMQCFIQCVIDDAKNQQTSMSSNSLVLDVNVGSLLNFEEQERHSRNPQPFDEFVLHTLLDNSLPETDELDQCKAIMVPMGNTSEIRSLALHYITFHPKNKALSLLQDIQRFKV